The proteins below come from a single Caulobacter segnis ATCC 21756 genomic window:
- a CDS encoding alpha/beta fold hydrolase encodes MPSHLPQLILLPGLLNDAELWRDQISGLSDVARVWVPDLTPYATIREMAEHVLAGAEPTFALAGFSMGGYVAQDIARIAPERIERLALLDTSIHVDTPQRAAQRQALNKAAAKGGTFLGIGQAIMKSYIDASRLDDAELTGRIVDMTQRLGREVFLRQNSLEREDGEAALRALRVPLVIIVGENDQITPAEGHRAMAAAIGCTHLVVIPDTGHMAPMEAPGPVNGALRHWLARPAGKR; translated from the coding sequence ATGCCCTCCCACCTCCCCCAACTGATCCTCCTCCCCGGCCTGCTGAACGACGCCGAGCTATGGCGTGACCAGATCAGCGGCCTTTCCGACGTCGCGCGGGTCTGGGTTCCGGACCTGACGCCCTACGCCACCATCCGCGAGATGGCCGAGCATGTGCTGGCGGGCGCCGAGCCGACCTTCGCCCTGGCCGGTTTCTCGATGGGCGGCTACGTCGCCCAGGACATCGCCCGGATCGCGCCGGAGCGCATCGAGCGCCTGGCCCTGCTGGACACCTCGATCCATGTCGACACGCCCCAGCGCGCCGCCCAGCGTCAGGCGCTGAACAAGGCCGCGGCCAAGGGCGGCACGTTCCTGGGCATCGGCCAGGCGATCATGAAGAGCTATATCGACGCCTCGCGCCTGGACGACGCAGAGCTCACCGGCCGCATCGTCGACATGACCCAACGCCTGGGCCGCGAGGTCTTCCTGCGTCAGAACAGCCTGGAGCGCGAGGACGGCGAGGCGGCGCTGAGGGCGCTGCGGGTCCCGCTGGTGATCATCGTCGGCGAGAACGACCAGATCACCCCGGCCGAGGGTCATAGGGCCATGGCCGCCGCCATCGGCTGCACGCACCTGGTGGTGATCCCCGACACCGGCCACATGGCGCCCATGGAGGCCCCAGGCCCCGTCAACGGCGCGCTGCGCCATTGGCTGGCGCGCCCGGCGGGCAAGCGGTAG
- the rpoH gene encoding RNA polymerase sigma factor RpoH, whose protein sequence is MSTMAVNSLSVMSPDGGLSRYLTEIRKFPMLSKDEEFMLAQRWKEHQDPQAAHKMVTSHLRLVAKIAMGYRGYGLPIGEVISEGNVGLMQAVKKFEPDKGFRLATYAMWWIRASIQEYILRSWSLVKMGTTAAQKKLFFNLRKAKSQIAAFQEGDLRPEQVSAIATKLGVLDSEVISMNRRLSGPDASLNAPLRSDSESEWQDWLADEEQVSQETRVAEDEEKSLRMSLLEEAMVELTDRERHILTERRLKDDPTTLEELAAQYGVSRERVRQIEVRAFEKLQKTMREAAIAKNMVEA, encoded by the coding sequence ATAAGTACGATGGCCGTGAATTCTCTATCGGTGATGTCGCCGGACGGCGGCCTGTCTCGTTACCTAACCGAGATCCGCAAGTTCCCGATGCTGAGCAAGGACGAAGAGTTCATGCTCGCCCAGCGCTGGAAAGAGCATCAGGACCCGCAAGCCGCCCACAAGATGGTGACGTCGCACCTGCGCCTCGTGGCCAAGATCGCCATGGGCTATCGCGGCTATGGCCTGCCGATCGGCGAAGTGATCTCCGAAGGCAATGTCGGCCTGATGCAGGCGGTCAAGAAGTTCGAGCCCGACAAGGGCTTCCGCCTGGCCACCTACGCCATGTGGTGGATCCGCGCCTCGATCCAGGAATACATCCTGCGCTCGTGGTCGCTGGTGAAGATGGGCACGACCGCCGCGCAGAAGAAGCTGTTCTTCAACCTGCGCAAGGCCAAGAGCCAGATCGCCGCCTTCCAGGAAGGCGACCTGCGCCCTGAACAGGTCAGCGCCATCGCCACCAAGCTGGGCGTGCTGGACAGCGAGGTCATCTCGATGAACCGCCGCCTGTCGGGCCCCGACGCCTCGCTGAACGCGCCTCTGCGTTCGGACAGCGAGAGCGAGTGGCAGGATTGGCTGGCCGACGAGGAACAGGTCTCCCAGGAGACCCGGGTCGCCGAGGACGAGGAAAAGTCGCTGCGGATGTCGCTTCTGGAAGAGGCGATGGTCGAACTGACCGACCGCGAGCGCCACATCCTGACCGAACGCCGCCTGAAGGACGACCCGACCACCCTGGAAGAACTCGCCGCCCAGTACGGCGTCAGCCGCGAGCGGGTTCGCCAGATCGAGGTCCGGGCGTTCGAAAAGCTGCAGAAGACCATGCGCGAGGCGGCGATCGCCAAGAACATGGTCGAGGCCTGA
- a CDS encoding phage holin family protein, whose translation MIRFVLRILIAAAGLWLAARIVPGVTADGWTTLIIAGFLLGVVNAVVRPVVTVLTFPLTLVTLGLFLLVVNAAMIGIVDWLLDGLRVPGLWAGIQVAIVTGVVSWIGQAFLGEARAERD comes from the coding sequence ATGATCCGCTTCGTTCTTCGCATCCTGATCGCCGCCGCCGGCCTCTGGCTGGCCGCGCGCATCGTGCCGGGCGTCACCGCCGACGGCTGGACGACGCTGATCATCGCCGGTTTCCTGCTGGGTGTCGTCAATGCGGTGGTGCGGCCGGTGGTCACGGTGCTGACCTTCCCCCTGACCCTCGTCACGCTGGGGCTGTTCCTGCTGGTCGTGAACGCGGCGATGATCGGGATCGTGGACTGGCTGCTGGACGGCCTTCGCGTCCCGGGCCTGTGGGCGGGGATCCAGGTCGCGATCGTGACGGGCGTCGTCAGCTGGATCGGCCAGGCGTTCCTGGGCGAGGCGCGGGCGGAGCGGGACTAG